ACGGCTTTCCTCAGGCAGACGCTTCTCGAACAAAGCCGTCAGTTCCGCAATATCCGGGCGTCCGGTGCCGCCGCGCAGCGCCACAAGTTCCACCATTTCCGCCGCCGCGCGCACCGCGCCACGGTCCATGCCAAGGGCGAGCAGCGGATGCTTCAGCAGCGCCACGATGGAAACGGGATCGCCCGGCTCGAACACTGCCGCCAGAAGCAGCGTCAGCAATTCGGCCGGAGCGGTTCGCGACAAGGGCGTGCCGCCGGAATCGTCGGCCACCACATTGAACCGCAGGAGTTCGGACGACACACGTCTCGCCAGATTGCGATCCGGCGTCACCAGCGCGACCTTCGCTTCTGGGTCCGCGGCGGCCTGCTTGAGCGCGATGGCGATGGAAGCCGCCTCGTCGCGCTCGTTCGCCGCCTCGATCAGCGTGACTTCGGCTAGGGCGGCCGACACCGCCTCGGCGCGCAAATCCCGCCCTGTCGCCCAGGTATCCGTCGTCTCAGCCGGTCGCAGCGCCTCGCTGACGCAGGCCCTGCGCGCAGACATGGCCGGCTTCAGTTCGCCGACCTCTTCGACGCCATCCCGCGTCGCCTTGAGCGCGCGCAGCAGCTTGGCGAGACCGTATTGCGGATGGCCGAGGATGGTGGGCTCGGGGTTCTGCGCGTTGATCGCGGCCCACGATTCCGCGTCTATGCCGAGATCGAGGCCGGGCAGCACCACCGCGCCGCGTTCCAGCCGCGCGATGACGGAGAGCAACTCGCAGGTCGCCGGTAGCGAGCCGGTCGAGCCCGCCGCGATCACCGGGCCGGGCGGCGGACTGCGCTTCAGCCGCTCCGCCTCCAACCGGATCAGCCGGCTGCGATGCGCAGCCGGATTGGATCTTTGGCGCGAGGCGAGGATCGCCGGCCATTGCTCGGTGACGATGTTGAGGAAATCCAGCGTCACCTGCCACCAGCCTGCAAGTTCCCCCGAGACGAGGTCGCCGAGCTTCGTCCAGTCCGCTCCTTCCGTCTCGATCTCGTCCATCAGCCCGGCAAGATCCCGGGCGTGCCAGATGGCGTCGGCGGAGGAAGCCGGCACGACGACATCCTCGGCATAGAGCGCGGCGACATGCGCCGGCAGGCGGCGCTTCCACGCGCGCACGAGATCGGCCAGCAGAAGCAGCCGGTCGAGCGGCGCGATCGGCGGTTCGAGATCGAGCGAGCCCGAGAAATCGCCGTCGAAGATCGCACCGTCCTCGTCGAACTCGCCCAGCGCGCGGATTGTCGGCAGAATGGCGGAGTTTCCACCGGAAAGCCCGACAAAGACGCTGCGCAACTCGCGCGCGGCGCGCCGCGTCGGCAGATAGATCGTGGCGCCCGCCAGCGCCAACGGGTCGCCGCCGTCGAAACCCGGCACCAGCCGGCCGGACACCAGCGCTTCCGCCAGCTTCGGCAGGAAAGGCGCGCCGGGCGCGATGGTAAAAAGACGCGGCGCGGCTGCGCTCATGACGCCCCGGAGGGAGCCACGCCGCCGGCTCGTTCGGCGAGCGCGCGGGCGACGACTGCCTCGGCCGGCGCGATGGCGTCGGGCGTGCCGACCGTGATCCAGTGCCCGTCGAGTACGTGACCGAACAGCCGGCCTTTGGCGATCGCCTCGTCGAAATAGCGGTTAAGCGAGGAAACGGCGATTTCCTTGCCGGCGAACAGATCGGCGCTGAGGATCGCCGCGCCCGCATAGATCATGCCGGACGGATCGCCCCTGGCGCGCGACAGGCGGCCATCGGCGTCGATCAGGAAATCGGCGCCGCCGCTGTGTCCCGTCGCGGATTTCAGGTCGGAAAGCATTAGGAGAATATCCATCCGCGACGGGTCCCATTCAAGGGCGAGCGCATCGAGATTGGCAACACTCCTGTCAATCCAGAACGTGTCGGCGTTGAGCAGGTAGAACGGTTCGCGCCCGAGTTTCGGCAGAGCCCTGACGATGCCGCCCGCCGAATCGAGAAGGCCGTCCCGCTCGTCCGAAACGACGATATGCGGGACCTTCCTGCCCGCGACATGGGCAATGATCTGGTCCGGGAGATAATGGACGTTGACGACTGCCTTCTCCACGCCGCTGACCGCCAGCATGTCCAGCCCCCAGTCCAAAAGCGTCTTGCCGGCGACCGGCACAAGCGGCTTCGGCATCGTCTCGGTGATCGGCCGCATACGCTTGCCGAGCCCCGCCGCGAGCACCATCGCCGTCTTGGGTTTCCAGCCGGTCATGCGGCAATCTCATCCAGAAATCCGTGGTGCGCATAGAGACCGGCAAGTTCCGCCAGCGCCGGATGTTCGAGCGCGCGGCGCAGATAATCGCGAATGCGCGGCAGATGCTTCAGATAGGCCGGCTTGCCGTCGCGCTCCTTCAGCCGCACGAAAATGCCGAGGATTTTCGTGTTCCGCTGTGCCGCCATGATGGCGTAGGCCTCGCGGAATCCCGCTTCGTCGAAAGCGCCGGACGCCTTCCGACGTTCGACATAAGCGTCGGCCACGGCGCGCTCCAGCTCCTCCGGCACGGTGACGCGCGCGTCCATGGCGAGCGAAGCGACGTCGTAGGCGACGGGACCGATCAGCGCGTCCTGGAAATCGATGACGCCGAGCCGGTCGTGGCCTTTCCTCTCAGCGCGCCAGATCAGGTTCGGCGAATGATAGTCGCGCTGGACAAGGCCGGGCTCGGCGGTTTCCAGCCGGTCGATCAGAGCGTTCCAGACGGCGGCGAATTCGGTCCGAAGCGGCACATCCGGTGGCTTGCCCGTGCGCCATTTGACGTACCAGTCCAGCAACAGTTCGACCTCGATCAGCATCGCCTCGCGGTCGAAGGGCGGCACGTCGTGAAAAATGCCGTCAGCGACCGGCAGATGGCTCCTGACCGGCTTGCCATGCAGGTCGGCCAGCAACTCGGCCGCCGCGATGTAGCGTTCCGCGATCGGCTGCCCCGCCGTATCGATGACGCCTTCGGAGCCGAGATTCTCGATCAGCAGGAAGCCATGATCGAGATCCTGCGCATGGATGCGCGGCACGCTGACGCCGGCCTCGGCAAGCGCGCGGTCGACGCCGACGAAAGCCGCGACCGTCCGCGACGTGTGCGCGATCTCGGCATAGGCCTTGCCGTTCTTGACGACCGGCCCGAGCACCAGCGGCGGCGAGTTCATCAGGATGCGCGGTTCTTCTCCCGCAAGGGACACCGTTTCATAGCTGCGCGCCGAGGCATCGCCGGTGAGATGACGGCGCGACGCCTCGCCCCATCCGGCCATCGCGAGAAAGTCCCGCATGGCGAGCGCCCGCGCGACTCTTTCGAACGGCTTGCCGATGCCGGTGATGGTCGCCAGCCGGCCTTCGCCTTCATGCGCCAACGTCACATGGATGGTTTCCGCCGGCAGCAGGTCGCCGGCCCGTTCGGGCCATTCGATCAGCGCCGCGCCCGTCTCCAGCGCCTCGTCGAGGCCTAGTTCCAGAAGTTCGTCAGGCGACGCCGTGCGATAGAGATCGAAATGATGGATCGGCAACCGCCCCTCATAGGCCTGCACCAGCGTGAAGGTCGGGCTCGGCACGTCGAGTTCGGCATCGTCTGCTACGGCCCTGATCAGCGCACGCGCCAGCGTCGTCTTGCCGGCGCCGAGATCGCCATGCAGCGCGACGACATCGCCCGCCTTCAGCGCCTGAGCCAGATCCTCGCCAAGCTGCGCCGTCGCGGCCTCGCTGGCGAGGAAGCGCTCGCGCCGGAACGCCGTCATCTATTCGGCCGCATCCTGCATCGCGCGCGGCTGCCGCGGGAAGAAGCAGATGACCGTGGTGCCGTGGTCGTCGCCGGATTCAATGCGAACATTGCCGCCATGCAGCTCGACGAAGCTCTTGACGATGGAGAGCCCGAGCCCGGCCCCGCGCCGGCGGCCGCCATTGGCGTGGGATTCGAAGCGGCGGAACGCGATCTCGAGCAGATCGGGCGCCATGCCGGGGCCGTCGTCCTTGACCGCGAATTCGACGCCCTCGGCGACGTCGCGGCAGGTCAGCGTCACGGTGCTGCCTTCCGGCGCGTAGTTGGCGGCGTTGCTGAGGAGGTTGAGCAGGACCTGGCGAACGCGATTCTCGTCGCCCAGCATCGATTTCGGCGCGTCGGCTATGTCGACCGCGAGCGTGATGCGATGCTCGGTGAAGCGGTCGGACACCATCTCCGCGGCCGACGCGATCACCTGCGGAATGCGGACCTCGCCCATTTCGAGCTGCATGATGCCGGCATCGACCGTGGCGAGGTCGAGTATGTCGTTGACTAGCGTCAAGAGCACCGAGGAGGAGGAGAATATGTGTCCGACATATTCCTTCTGCCGCTCATTGAGCGGTCCGGTGGTGCCCAGCTCCAAAAGTTCGGTGAAGCCGATGATGTTGGTCAGCGGCGAGCGCAGTTCGTAGGAGACCCGCTGGATGAAGTCGTCCTTGAGCTGGTCGGCCTTTTGCAAGGCGTCATTCTTGTCCTGCAGCGCGCGCTCGACATTGACGCTGTCGGTCACATCGATGAAGGTCAGCATCACCTGCCCGTTCGGCAGATGGATCAGGCCATGGCGCAGCACGGTGCCGTTGCGGAGCCCGGTCTGCCCCTGACAGTCGCGGCGCTCGTCGTCGAAGCCGGTCACGGCGGCGACGAAGCTGTTCCACGGGCTGTCGGCGGCCATGTCGCGGCAGGCGTCGCGCAATTGCGATATGTGCGTCTGCGAGCTGATCGTCTCGGGATCGAGCCCCCACAGTTTCGAGAAGGCCGGATTGGCGAGCCGCGTGCGGCCGTCCGGCCCGAACACGGCGACGCCTTCGGCCAGATTGTCGAGTGTCTCGCCCTGCACGCGGATCGCGGCGTTGTAGCGGCTTTCGAGGTCGATCTTTTCCGTCAGGTTCTCGAACACCCAGGTCACGCCGCCCTTGGGCTGCGGGTTGGCGACGACGCGGACGGTGCGGCCGTCCGGCAGGTGCCACCAATGTTCTGCCGGCTCGACGGCGCGATAGACGGCGAGCAGATTCTCCTTCCAGCGCCGCCATTCGGGTTGCTCGGCGAGCTTGCCGTCGCCCCGCAGCCGGTCGAGCACCAGCGCATTGTCGGGCGCGCTGTTGAGGAAGGGAACGTCCAGTTCCCACAGCTTCTGGAAGGCGGCATTGTAGAAGCGCAGCTTCTGGTCGGCGTCGAACTGGGCGACGGCCGTCGTCAGCTGGTCGAGCGTATTGGCGTGGTTGCGCACGATCTGGGCGTAGTCCTCGCGGATCGCCTCCGCGCCGCTGATATCCTGCGCCAGTCCTGCCGAACCGTTGGGGCCGGCGAAATCCGTGACGCTGAACATCCTGCGATCGCCGCGCACCACCGTCGAGACGATCTGCTCGAAAAGCTTGCTGGTCCGGTGCTGGTCCGCGATCGACTCGCGCGCCTGCGTGCCTAGAAGCTCCTTGCCGTCGCGCACCGCGCCTTCCGCGCCATCGGCTTCCGCCGCGTCGGCATAGGCGCGGTTGACCCATTTCAGCCGTCCGTCCTGGTTCCTGATCCAGAACGGCATATTGAGCGCGTCGATCATGCCGAGCAGCGTGTCATAATCGGCTGCGAGCTGCTGGTTTTCGATCCTGAGGCGCGCTTCGGCGCGCTGGGCTTCCGACAGCGAGATGAAACGCACGATGGCATGCGTCGGCGTCTTGCGCCCGCGCACTTCGAGCGGCGCGCCGCTCTGGCTTTCGACGAGCCGGTCGAAGGGCGTGCCTTTCTCCCGCAGCGTCTCGATGGCCTTTTCAATGGCCGACGCCGAGAGCGGCGACAGCCACCGCCCGAAGGCGAGGAACGAACTGCGGTCTTCCGGTGCCCCCGTTTCGGAAGGCAGTCCGCCGACCAGATCGGGTTTGGAGCGGTCGGCCGGCCATATGACGAGCCGCTGGTCGCGCAGGTTGAGCAGCGCCTCGGTGCGGGACAGCGCGTTGTTCAGCTCGGACACCTTGGCGCGCAACGCGACGTTCTGCGACGCCGTACGGGCGCGTTCCCGGATCAGCCATATCGCCGACAGCAGCGCCGACCCCATGACGCCGGCGAAGACGGCGAACTGGATCACCTCGAAGGTGCCGACGGAGATTCCGGAGATGCCGAACAGGTCCATGTCCTGCGCATGAGCGCGGCCGCCGAGCGTGAGCGCCGTCGTGGAGGCAAGCGCGGTGATCGCCGTCCGCGCTGCGGGCCGCATGGAAAACCTCTCGCGCGCCGTCGCCGGACGCGAATCGTTCTGGCCGCCGGATACGGCCTCTCCCGCATGGCGCGGGCTGTCCCCCGGCATGTCTTGTCCTCTCGCCGCTAGAATTCCAAGACCGCCTGTTCCGCTCCTACGAAGCCCTACCCCGAAGCGGATGCATCGCGAATCACTTCACAATAGACGCTGGGCGAATCGCCGTGAAGAAGCTTCGCGGCAAAAAGAAACGCCGCGCGCTTGTCAAGCGCGCAGCGTCAATATCTTGTGTTATATTCCAGCGAAATCAGTATCTGTAGTGTTCGGGCTTGAACGGCCCCTGTGGGGTCACGCCGATATAGGCGGCCTGCTCGCCGGACAGTTCCGTCAGCTTCGCGCCGAGCTTTTCGAGATGCAGCCGCGCCACCTTCTCGTCGAGGTGTTTTGGCAGCGTGTAGACCTTGTTCTCGTACTTGCCGGGCTGCGTCCACAGCTCGATCTGGGCCAGCACCTGGTTGGTGAAGGAGGCCGACATGACGAAGCTCGGATGGCCGGTCGCGTTGCCGAGATTGAGCAGGCGGCCCTCCGACAGCAGGATCATGCGCTTGCCGTCCGGGAAGACGATCATGTCCACCTGCGGCTTGACATTGGTCCATTTCAGGTTGCGCAGCGCGGCCACCTGAATCTCGTTGTCGAAATGGCCGATATTGCCGACGATCGCCATGTCCTTCAGCTTGCGCATATGGTCGAGCGTCAGCACGTCCTTGTTGCCGGTGGCGGTGATGATGATGTCGGCGGATGAGATCGCGTCGTCCATGGTGACGACCTCATAGCCGTCCATGGCGGCCTGCAGCGCGCAGATCGGATCGGCTTCCGTCACCTTCACGCGTGCTCCGGCGCCCTGCAGCGAGGCGGCCGAGCCCTTGCCCACGTCGCCATAGCCGGCGACGATGGCGACCTTGCCGGCCATCATCACGTCGGTGCCGCGGCGGATGCCGTCGACCAGCGATTCCTTGCAGCCATATTTGTTGTCGAACTTCGACTTGGTGACCGAGTCGTTGACGTTGATCGCGGGGAAAGGCAGCAGGCCCTTCTTCTGGAGCTGATAGAGGCGGTTGACGCCCGTCGTCGTCTCCTCGCTGACGCCGCGGATCGCCTCGCGCTGCTTCGTGAACCAGCCGGGCGATGCCTTGAGCCGCTTGGCGATCTGCGCGAACAGGATTTCCTCCTCCTCGCTGCCGGGATTCTTGAGGATGTCCTCGCCCGCTTCGGCGCGCGCGCCGAGCAGGATGTACATGGTGGCGTCGCCGCCATCGTCGAGGATCATGTTGGACAGGCCGCCATCGGCCCACTGGAAGATCTTGTCGGTGTAGTCCCAGTAGTCCTCGAGCGACTCGCCCTTGATCGCGAAGACCGGGACGCCGCTGGCCGCGATCGCCGCCGCCGCATGGTCCTGCGTCGAGAATATGTTGCAGGAGGCCCAGCGGATTTCGGCGCCGAGCGCCTTCAGCGTCTCGATCAGCACGGCGGTCTGGATGGTCATGTGCAGCGAGCCGGTGATGCGCGCACCCTTGAGCGGCTGCGTCGGGCCGAACTCCTCGCGCGCGGCCATCAGGCCCGGCATCTCGGTCTCGGCGATGTCGATTTCCTTGCGGCCCCAATCGGCCAGCGAAATGTCGGCGACGACATAATCCTTGTGAGCTGTCACGGCAGGTCTCCAATCGTTGAGAATCGGACGGCGCACGGCACGTCCTCCGGACGGCATCCGGAAATGGTGCGCCTGACTAGCAGAAGCCGTCTGTATCGACAATGGGACATAAAGAAATCTTTATGCGTGCATGTCGGACGTTATTTCCGGAGGTAAAGGAAATAACGGTCCTTCGGCACGCCGGGCGGCACGATCATGGGCTCCAGTGCCTCATGATCGAGCGGCAGACCGCTGGCTGAGATCCCGCCCGAACGCAGCAGGCCCGCGATCAGTTGCGGCAGCCAGCGCAGCGTCAGCGCGTCCTTGTCTTCATAGCCTGTGCCGATATCGGCATGCACAAGCGCGGCACCGATGCCGACGAAGGCCTGCGCAGTCTCGGCGATCTCACCCAGCACCAGATCGTCGGTTGCCGGCGCGGTAGGAAGATGCGCGGCGAAGGCCCTGTCGAAAGCGACGACGCGCCGCCCCGGCATGCGCTCGCGCAGATGATCGTAGGTGCGGCCGTTGCCTAGGCCGAGTTCCATCACCGGCCCCTCGACATCGGCAAGCAGGTCGGCGACATGGTTGAGGCAGTCGCGCTGCGCCGACATGCGGCGGATGAAGCTGTCGAGGCGGCTCATTTCTGTGGTCTCGTCCGCTCAGAGTTTCGCGTAGTCTCGGTACCAGCCGACGAAATCCGCCATGCCTTCCTGAAGCGGCACGCGCGGCTGGAAATCGAGGTCGCGGGCGGCGCGGGTGATGTCGGCATAGGTCAGTTCGACGTCGCCGGCCGGCTTCGGCTTCATCTCCATCACCGCCTTGCGTCCTGCGGCCTGCTCGATCGCGGCGATGAAATCCAGAAGCTCGACCGGGCTGTTGTTGCCGAGATTGTAGATGCGTTCCGTCTCGTCCGGCCGGGCGAGGATGCTGTCGGCGGCCGCCACGACGCCGGCGACGATGTCGTCCACATGGGTGAAGTCGCGTTTCATCTTCCCGTCGTTGAACACGGATATCGGCTTGCCGCGAAAAATGGCGTCGGTGAAGAGCCACGGCGCCATGTCGGGCCGACCGAAGCGGCCATAGACGGTGAAGAAGCGCAGCCCGGTGGAACGGATGCCATGGATGTCGCGATAGGCGTGGGCGAGCAGTTCGCCGGCGCGCTTGGTCGCCGCGTAGACGGAAATGGGCGAATCCGCCCGCGCCGTCTCCGAAAAGGGCGGCTGCGTATCCGTGCCGTAGACCGACGAGGAACTCGCATAGACGATGGGCGGGCGACGCTTCAGCTTCGCCGCCAGTTCGAACATGACGACCTGACCCGTCACGTTCGAGTCCACATAGGTCAGCGGCGCCTCGATCGAATAGCGAACGCCGGCCTGCGCCGCGAGATGCACGATGGCGTCGGCGTCGAGCGCTTCCCCGGGCAGCGTCTCCGCGAGGCGCGGATCGGCGACGTCGCCCTGGCGGAACTCGAAATTCGGATGGGTCTTCAATCGGGCCAGCCGGTCGAGCTTCAGGCTGACGGGATAGTACTCATTGAGGTTGTCGAGCCCGAACACCCGGTCGCCCCGCGCGAGCAGGCGCCGCGCCGTGTGGTAGCCGATGAAGCCGGCGGCGCCGGTCAGGAGGATTCTCATGTGGTTTCCATGGCTTACGCCCGGCGTGGCCGGCGGCCCGCGCGGCTTGTCCGTTTGCCATGTGGCAAATTTCGGCGGCGATGTCTATTTGAGGCCGACCATATCCGCTAAAACCCGTCCGGTTCGGCCGTACGGTCCCATCAGGAACGGTTTCGCATGAAGCTCACCATTTTCGGCACCGGCTATGTCGGCCTGGTCACGGGTGCCTGTTTCGCCGATGTCGGCCACGATGTGCTGTGCGTCGATATCGACCCGAAGCGCATCGAGACGCTGGAGCGCGGCGAGGTGCCGTTCTTCGAGCCCGGCTTGAAGGCGCTCGTCGCCTCGAACAGGGCAGCCGGCCGCCTCGCCTTCACCAGCGACGGCGCGGCAGCGATACGGTCGGGCGACATCATCTTCATCGCCGTCGGCACGCCTTCCAGCGCGGACGGTTCGGCCGATCTCTCCCATGTCCGCGCTGTGGCCCGGACGGTCGGCGACAACATCGACGGCTACAAGATCGTCGTCGGCAAGTCGACGGTTCCGGTGGGCACGGCCGACATGGTGCGGGAGGTGATCGCGGAAACGCAGCAGGCGCGCGGCACGCAGCATCCCTTCGATGTCTGCTCCAACCCCGAATTCCTCAAGGAAGGCAGCGCCATCGAGGATTTCGCGCGGCCTGCCCGCATCATCATCGGCACGGATTCGGAGCGCGTGCGCAAGACGCTCGCCGCCTGCTACCGGCCCTACAACCGCAACCACGACAAGCTGATGATGATGGATGTGCGCTCGGCCGAGCTGACCAAATATGCCGCCAACGCCATGCTCGCCACCAAGATCAGCTTCATGAACGAGATGGCCAACATCGCCGAGCGGCTCGGCGCCGACATAGAGGACGTGCGGCGCGGCATCGGCTCGGATCCGCGCATCGGCTACCATTTCATCTATCCGGGCTGCGGCTATGGCGGCTCCTGCTTCCCAAAGGACGTCAGCGCCATCGTCCGGACCGCGACAGACGCCGGCGTCGAGCCGCATCTCCTGGAGGCGGTCGAGCGGGTCAACGCCAGCCAGAAGCGCGTGCTCTTCGACAAGCTCCATCAGGCGCTCGACGGCAGGCTTGCGGGCAAGACGGTCGCCGTCTGGGGGCTCGCCTTCAAGCCCAACACGGACGACATGCGCGAGGCGCCGAGCCGCGTCCTCATCGAAGCTCTGTGGCAGGCGGGCGCCTCGGTGCGGGCCTTCGACCCGGAGGCGATGCAGGTTGCGCGGGAGATCTACGGCGACCGTGCGGATTTCGTGCTGGCGACGTCGCCGCGGGATGCCGCGACCGGCGCGGACGCGCTCGTCATCTGCACCGAATGGAAGCAGTTCCGCGTTCCGGATTTCGGCTGGCTCAAGGCCAATCTCCGCCAGCCCGTCATCGTCGATGGTCGCAACCTTTACGATCCCGAGATCGTCGCGCAGCACGGGCTTCTGTATTTTGCCGTGGGGAGGGGCCTGTCGGTGCGGCACGACGGCGTCGCCGCCAACCCGCAGGTGCGGGAAGTCGCATGAACGCACAGCGATTCACGCGCCTCGACAAGCTGCGCCTCAGGCTGGAGGCGCAGAACGCCTGTCTCGGCTGGGCGTTCGCCGAGATCGCCGGGCGTCCCGGTCCCGTCTTCGAGCTCGGTCTCGGCCACGGCCGCACCTACGATCATCTGCGCACGCATCTGCCGGACCGCGACATCTATGTCTTCGATCGCGAGATCGACTGCTACGACGATTGCGTTCCGCCGTCCGACCGGACTTTTCTCGGCGACATCGAGGAGACCTTGAAAGCTGCCGCCGCCCGCTTTCCGAACAAGGCGGCGCTGGTGCATTCCGACATGGGTTCCTACACGGAAGCCCACAATTCGGCCATGAGCGAGCGGCTCAGCCGCCTTCTGCCCGCCGTGCTCGCGCCGGGCGGCATCGTCGTGTCCGACCTGCCGCTCGCCATGGCGGGAGTTTCGACGCTGCCGCTTCCGGCCGGCGCGCAGGAAGGCCGCTATTTCCTCTATCGGGCCTGATTGCCGCTACCGGTACGGGTCCGCCGCGTCCCGCAGACCGTCGCCGAGGAAGTTGAAGGCGAGGATGACGAGGATCACCGGGACCATCGGGAACAGTAGCCACGGATAGAAGGCGATCACGGTCACGCCGCGCGCCTCGGTCAGCAATATGCCCCAGCTGGTGATCGGAGGGCGCAGGCCGAGGCCGAGGAAGGACAGCGCCGTCTCGCCGAGGATCATGCCGGGAATGGCGATGGTGGCGGTCGCGATCAGATGCGACATGAAGCCGGGGATCATGTGCCTTCCGATGATGCGGGCCGGCTTCGCGCCCATCAGTTGCGCGGCGAGCACGTAATCCTCCTCGCGCAGCGCCAGCAGCTTGGAGCGCACCGCGCGGGCGAGGCCCGTCCAGTCGAGCAGTCCGAGGATCATGGTGATGGCGAAATAGATCACGATCGGATGCCAGGTCACGGGCATGATCGCGGCGAGCGCCATCCAGAGCGGGATCGAGGGCAGCGATTGCAGCACCTCGATGATGCGCTGCACGATCATGTCGAGCGTGCCGCCATGATAGCCGGCCAGCCCGCCGATGACGATGCCGAGCACGAAGCTGAAGGCCACGCCGAGCAGGCCGATGGTGAGCGAGATGCGCGCCCCGTAGATGATGCGCGAGAGCACGTCGCGGCCGAGCCGGTCGGTGCCGAGCAGGAACATCTCGCCGCCCTCCGCAGGGCAGACCAGATGCAGGTTCGACTCTGCCATCCCCCAGAACTTGTAGCTGTCGCCGCGGCAGAAGAAGCGGACCGGCTGTATGTCGCCCGGCCTGTCCGTGTAGACGCGCTTCAGCGTCTCCATGTCGAGGTTCATCTCCCGGCCGTAAACGAACGGTCCGACGAAATTTCCCTGCGTGTCGAAGAGATGCACCCGCTGCGGCGGCGTGTAGATGAAATCCATGTTGCGCGTGTGCAGATTGTACGGCGCGACGAACTCGGACACGAGGATCAGGGCGTAGAGGAAGGCGAGGAAGATGCCGGAGGCGACGGCCACCTTGTGGCGCTTGAACTTCCACCACATCAGGCGAAGCTGCGAGGCCTGATAGACGCGCGACTGCTCCACCGTCATCGCCTCGACCGACATCGGGTCGAAGGGTGCGGCGGAGACGTAATGCTCCATGGGAGCGCCGGGCGGCGGCAGGGGCGTGCTCATTTGGTGCTCCCGCCCGCCAGCCTGATGCGCGGATCGAGCAGCGCCAGCGCCAGGTCGGAGATCA
The window above is part of the Rhizobiaceae bacterium genome. Proteins encoded here:
- a CDS encoding class I SAM-dependent methyltransferase, producing the protein MSRLDSFIRRMSAQRDCLNHVADLLADVEGPVMELGLGNGRTYDHLRERMPGRRVVAFDRAFAAHLPTAPATDDLVLGEIAETAQAFVGIGAALVHADIGTGYEDKDALTLRWLPQLIAGLLRSGGISASGLPLDHEALEPMIVPPGVPKDRYFLYLRK
- a CDS encoding nucleotidyltransferase family protein, with the protein product MTGWKPKTAMVLAAGLGKRMRPITETMPKPLVPVAGKTLLDWGLDMLAVSGVEKAVVNVHYLPDQIIAHVAGRKVPHIVVSDERDGLLDSAGGIVRALPKLGREPFYLLNADTFWIDRSVANLDALALEWDPSRMDILLMLSDLKSATGHSGGADFLIDADGRLSRARGDPSGMIYAGAAILSADLFAGKEIAVSSLNRYFDEAIAKGRLFGHVLDGHWITVGTPDAIAPAEAVVARALAERAGGVAPSGAS
- the ahcY gene encoding adenosylhomocysteinase → MTAHKDYVVADISLADWGRKEIDIAETEMPGLMAAREEFGPTQPLKGARITGSLHMTIQTAVLIETLKALGAEIRWASCNIFSTQDHAAAAIAASGVPVFAIKGESLEDYWDYTDKIFQWADGGLSNMILDDGGDATMYILLGARAEAGEDILKNPGSEEEEILFAQIAKRLKASPGWFTKQREAIRGVSEETTTGVNRLYQLQKKGLLPFPAINVNDSVTKSKFDNKYGCKESLVDGIRRGTDVMMAGKVAIVAGYGDVGKGSAASLQGAGARVKVTEADPICALQAAMDGYEVVTMDDAISSADIIITATGNKDVLTLDHMRKLKDMAIVGNIGHFDNEIQVAALRNLKWTNVKPQVDMIVFPDGKRMILLSEGRLLNLGNATGHPSFVMSASFTNQVLAQIELWTQPGKYENKVYTLPKHLDEKVARLHLEKLGAKLTELSGEQAAYIGVTPQGPFKPEHYRY
- the tsaE gene encoding tRNA (adenosine(37)-N6)-threonylcarbamoyltransferase complex ATPase subunit type 1 TsaE — translated: MTAFRRERFLASEAATAQLGEDLAQALKAGDVVALHGDLGAGKTTLARALIRAVADDAELDVPSPTFTLVQAYEGRLPIHHFDLYRTASPDELLELGLDEALETGAALIEWPERAGDLLPAETIHVTLAHEGEGRLATITGIGKPFERVARALAMRDFLAMAGWGEASRRHLTGDASARSYETVSLAGEEPRILMNSPPLVLGPVVKNGKAYAEIAHTSRTVAAFVGVDRALAEAGVSVPRIHAQDLDHGFLLIENLGSEGVIDTAGQPIAERYIAAAELLADLHGKPVRSHLPVADGIFHDVPPFDREAMLIEVELLLDWYVKWRTGKPPDVPLRTEFAAVWNALIDRLETAEPGLVQRDYHSPNLIWRAERKGHDRLGVIDFQDALIGPVAYDVASLAMDARVTVPEELERAVADAYVERRKASGAFDEAGFREAYAIMAAQRNTKILGIFVRLKERDGKPAYLKHLPRIRDYLRRALEHPALAELAGLYAHHGFLDEIAA
- a CDS encoding GDP-mannose 4,6-dehydratase, which encodes MRILLTGAAGFIGYHTARRLLARGDRVFGLDNLNEYYPVSLKLDRLARLKTHPNFEFRQGDVADPRLAETLPGEALDADAIVHLAAQAGVRYSIEAPLTYVDSNVTGQVVMFELAAKLKRRPPIVYASSSSVYGTDTQPPFSETARADSPISVYAATKRAGELLAHAYRDIHGIRSTGLRFFTVYGRFGRPDMAPWLFTDAIFRGKPISVFNDGKMKRDFTHVDDIVAGVVAAADSILARPDETERIYNLGNNSPVELLDFIAAIEQAAGRKAVMEMKPKPAGDVELTYADITRAARDLDFQPRVPLQEGMADFVGWYRDYAKL
- a CDS encoding ATP-binding protein, which gives rise to MPGDSPRHAGEAVSGGQNDSRPATARERFSMRPAARTAITALASTTALTLGGRAHAQDMDLFGISGISVGTFEVIQFAVFAGVMGSALLSAIWLIRERARTASQNVALRAKVSELNNALSRTEALLNLRDQRLVIWPADRSKPDLVGGLPSETGAPEDRSSFLAFGRWLSPLSASAIEKAIETLREKGTPFDRLVESQSGAPLEVRGRKTPTHAIVRFISLSEAQRAEARLRIENQQLAADYDTLLGMIDALNMPFWIRNQDGRLKWVNRAYADAAEADGAEGAVRDGKELLGTQARESIADQHRTSKLFEQIVSTVVRGDRRMFSVTDFAGPNGSAGLAQDISGAEAIREDYAQIVRNHANTLDQLTTAVAQFDADQKLRFYNAAFQKLWELDVPFLNSAPDNALVLDRLRGDGKLAEQPEWRRWKENLLAVYRAVEPAEHWWHLPDGRTVRVVANPQPKGGVTWVFENLTEKIDLESRYNAAIRVQGETLDNLAEGVAVFGPDGRTRLANPAFSKLWGLDPETISSQTHISQLRDACRDMAADSPWNSFVAAVTGFDDERRDCQGQTGLRNGTVLRHGLIHLPNGQVMLTFIDVTDSVNVERALQDKNDALQKADQLKDDFIQRVSYELRSPLTNIIGFTELLELGTTGPLNERQKEYVGHIFSSSSVLLTLVNDILDLATVDAGIMQLEMGEVRIPQVIASAAEMVSDRFTEHRITLAVDIADAPKSMLGDENRVRQVLLNLLSNAANYAPEGSTVTLTCRDVAEGVEFAVKDDGPGMAPDLLEIAFRRFESHANGGRRRGAGLGLSIVKSFVELHGGNVRIESGDDHGTTVICFFPRQPRAMQDAAE